In Legionella lytica, one genomic interval encodes:
- a CDS encoding F-box protein, producing the protein MLEKLYNALKYFWSLLGFNAQTTNDIHDMDGVVLRTRELDNNLNLELFTPYVPEFTIDVNQLQRNLDLQRMAFNRLIDVSSSLTTPSILLPQSPQPAPLPPQVFDNPSEENNEQLTKLPVEIWLRIFIKLPIPTLLKAMTACKYFGELTNDPILRKAMAQEKGQRSQIEFFNNINLLKLYHVEDFVKTNQPEEDIYSEPGAQGFILKGKR; encoded by the coding sequence ATGTTGGAAAAATTATATAATGCATTGAAATATTTTTGGAGCCTTTTGGGTTTCAACGCCCAAACAACAAATGATATCCATGATATGGATGGGGTTGTACTGCGCACTCGAGAATTAGACAACAATCTTAATTTAGAACTCTTTACGCCATACGTTCCTGAATTTACTATCGATGTAAACCAACTCCAACGTAATTTAGATCTTCAACGGATGGCATTTAACCGCTTAATAGATGTATCAAGCAGTTTGACAACACCATCAATCCTATTGCCACAATCTCCCCAACCAGCCCCCTTACCTCCCCAAGTATTCGATAATCCATCTGAAGAAAATAATGAACAATTAACTAAACTCCCCGTAGAAATTTGGCTTCGCATCTTTATTAAATTACCCATTCCCACCCTTTTAAAAGCGATGACCGCATGCAAATATTTTGGAGAACTAACTAATGACCCAATCCTTAGAAAGGCAATGGCTCAGGAAAAAGGTCAACGAAGTCAGATAGAGTTTTTTAATAATATTAATCTCCTTAAACTTTATCACGTCGAAGATTTCGTTAAGACAAACCAACCTGAAGAAGACATTTACTCAGAACCAGGGGCGCAAGGCTTTATATTGAAAGGCAAACGATAG
- a CDS encoding DUF2269 family protein, with translation MLYFWLKFIHVLSSTILFGTGIGTACTMLYGHRTGNTQVIAATTRYVVLADWIFTGTSGFLQPLTGLWMVYLAGYAWTSLWVMGSIIGYVIAACCWFPVVYLQIKMRDFAVKAEENKTVLPPIYYRYFKYWFCLGWPAFISLIIVFYLMTNKPAGF, from the coding sequence ATGCTTTATTTTTGGCTTAAATTCATTCATGTTTTGAGTTCGACCATACTTTTTGGTACTGGCATAGGCACTGCCTGCACAATGCTCTATGGTCATCGCACAGGAAACACCCAAGTGATCGCTGCGACCACACGTTACGTGGTTTTAGCCGATTGGATTTTTACAGGAACATCAGGGTTCCTCCAACCCCTCACTGGCTTATGGATGGTTTATTTAGCGGGTTATGCATGGACCTCTTTATGGGTTATGGGTTCCATTATTGGGTATGTGATTGCTGCTTGTTGTTGGTTCCCTGTTGTGTATCTGCAGATTAAAATGCGGGATTTTGCTGTTAAAGCAGAAGAGAATAAAACCGTACTCCCTCCAATTTATTATCGTTATTTTAAGTATTGGTTTTGCTTAGGCTGGCCTGCATTTATTAGTTTGATTATTGTTTTTTATTTAATGACGAATAAACCTGCCGGATTTTAA
- a CDS encoding ERG4/ERG24 family protein: MYFKIRNTLGPLLLILTCPIFVMLMWYTNTELKGSLSALWSLMNEQGFFQTIYNVWQPYFWGSATAWKLIFSFIIFQLALMRLLPGKAFDGPITPKGNVPTYKENGPLAFITTMGLFCVASFGLHLFPATILYDNLGALFGALNIFSLVFCLFLYLKGRFAPSSTDSGITNNFIFDYYWGTELYPKVLGFSIKKFITCRFGMMSWGLFLISYCAKQSELSGISNSMLVSVALQFIYLGKFYLWEKGYLRSLDIMHDRAGFYICWGCLVWVPCIYTSPSMYLVLHPIQLSPWLAATFFILGAAGIIINYLADKQRLVTRATDGDCKVWGKKPVTLVAHYQTTEGDKKQTILLASGWWGVARHFHYIPELAGTFFWSVPALFENFSPYFYICFLTVLLVDRAFRDDQRCSEKYGHYWSKYCELVPYKIVPFLI; this comes from the coding sequence ATGTATTTTAAAATTCGGAATACCCTAGGGCCTTTGTTGTTAATTCTTACCTGCCCTATTTTTGTCATGTTAATGTGGTATACCAATACTGAACTTAAAGGCTCGTTATCAGCACTGTGGAGCCTGATGAATGAGCAAGGTTTTTTTCAAACCATCTACAACGTCTGGCAACCTTATTTTTGGGGATCAGCCACAGCCTGGAAACTTATTTTTTCCTTCATCATTTTTCAATTAGCATTAATGCGTTTACTACCAGGTAAAGCATTTGATGGCCCGATTACTCCTAAAGGAAATGTGCCTACCTATAAAGAAAATGGTCCCTTAGCCTTTATTACCACCATGGGGCTTTTTTGTGTGGCCAGTTTTGGTTTACATTTATTCCCAGCAACCATTCTCTACGATAATTTGGGAGCCCTATTCGGCGCATTAAACATTTTCAGCCTTGTCTTCTGTCTGTTCTTATACCTTAAAGGACGTTTTGCTCCATCAAGCACCGATTCAGGTATTACTAATAACTTTATATTTGACTACTACTGGGGTACCGAGCTTTATCCAAAAGTGCTAGGTTTTAGCATTAAGAAATTTATTACCTGCCGTTTCGGTATGATGAGCTGGGGATTATTCCTGATTTCTTACTGTGCTAAACAAAGTGAATTAAGTGGCATATCAAATTCCATGCTGGTCTCTGTAGCCTTACAGTTCATCTATTTAGGCAAATTCTACCTCTGGGAAAAAGGTTATTTACGCTCTCTAGACATCATGCACGATCGTGCTGGTTTTTATATTTGCTGGGGTTGTCTGGTTTGGGTTCCTTGTATCTACACCTCGCCAAGCATGTACTTAGTATTACACCCAATTCAACTAAGCCCTTGGTTAGCTGCCACCTTCTTCATTTTAGGCGCAGCCGGAATTATTATTAATTATCTTGCAGACAAGCAACGATTAGTAACTCGAGCAACTGATGGCGATTGTAAAGTTTGGGGTAAAAAACCGGTTACTTTAGTGGCTCATTACCAAACCACTGAGGGCGATAAAAAACAAACGATATTACTCGCTTCAGGCTGGTGGGGTGTTGCGCGGCATTTTCACTACATTCCCGAACTTGCTGGTACATTCTTTTGGTCGGTGCCTGCTTTATTTGAAAATTTCTCTCCCTACTTCTATATTTGTTTTCTAACCGTTCTTTTAGTCGATCGTGCTTTTCGTGATGATCAACGATGCTCTGAGAAATACGGTCATTATTGGAGTAAATATTGTGAGTTGGTTCCATACAAAATCGTTCCGTTTTTGATTTGA
- a CDS encoding NAD(P)H-binding protein: protein MNVLVTGASGFIASQIVTDLIAAGHQVTCCVRDIAYTQNLFPTATIIPCDFIHDQSSTLWSERLSNIDVLINSVGILYHPNDQVTWAIHYHTPRALFDACVSAGAKKIIQISALGIEQSDVVYATSKKAADDYLQTLPIPSIILRPSLVYGRGSYGGSSLFRGLAGLPWITPVPDKGNQEFQPIYLDDLSKAVVRLMEQPLDHNLILNAVSAKRINLAKLLTQMRTWLGFSKTKLVHIPLKLIRLGALIGDRIPYSIFNTNSYKLLFQNNVTSNEETQKFHEHIGFTPREFTAGLYSHPSSIQDRWHSRLYFLKPLLKFSIAFIWLFTAFCCLFIYPRASSYELLAQIGVSAFWQPILFYGASILDAALGIAVLYSKSTKVGLLQIILIISYSVILTWKLPSLWFEPFAPLAKNIPLLAAILVSMSLESDR, encoded by the coding sequence ATGAATGTATTGGTTACTGGTGCCTCAGGATTTATTGCTTCCCAAATTGTTACCGATTTAATTGCCGCGGGGCATCAAGTTACCTGCTGTGTCCGTGATATTGCCTATACTCAAAATTTATTTCCAACAGCAACCATCATTCCTTGTGATTTTATTCACGATCAATCCAGTACACTTTGGAGTGAACGCTTAAGTAATATTGATGTACTAATTAATAGTGTCGGAATCCTTTACCATCCTAATGATCAAGTAACCTGGGCGATTCACTATCATACTCCTCGTGCCTTATTCGATGCTTGCGTGAGTGCTGGGGCCAAAAAGATTATACAAATTTCTGCTTTGGGTATTGAGCAATCAGATGTGGTTTATGCAACCAGTAAGAAAGCTGCTGACGATTATTTACAAACACTGCCGATCCCATCAATTATTTTACGACCTTCTTTGGTTTATGGGCGTGGCTCCTACGGTGGTTCTTCCTTATTTCGAGGCTTAGCAGGACTTCCTTGGATTACTCCCGTACCCGATAAAGGCAATCAAGAATTTCAACCCATTTATCTAGACGATTTATCAAAGGCCGTCGTCAGACTGATGGAACAACCCTTAGACCACAATTTGATCTTAAATGCCGTAAGTGCGAAACGCATTAACTTAGCTAAGCTTTTAACTCAGATGCGTACTTGGTTAGGTTTTTCAAAAACTAAATTAGTTCATATTCCTTTAAAATTAATTCGTTTGGGAGCCTTAATTGGTGATCGCATCCCCTACTCTATTTTTAATACCAACTCATATAAATTACTGTTTCAAAACAATGTGACCAGTAATGAAGAAACACAAAAGTTTCACGAGCATATTGGTTTTACCCCAAGAGAGTTCACTGCTGGTCTCTATAGCCATCCCAGCTCAATACAAGATCGTTGGCATTCGCGACTTTACTTTCTCAAGCCACTACTAAAATTTAGCATTGCCTTTATTTGGTTATTTACAGCCTTTTGTTGTTTATTTATTTATCCTCGAGCCTCATCTTATGAACTATTGGCACAAATTGGTGTCAGCGCATTTTGGCAACCCATTCTCTTTTATGGGGCGAGCATTCTTGATGCGGCACTAGGTATAGCAGTCTTGTATTCCAAATCCACGAAAGTAGGACTCTTACAAATTATATTGATAATAAGCTATAGTGTCATACTTACGTGGAAGCTGCCCTCGTTATGGTTTGAACCTTTTGCTCCATTGGCAAAAAACATTCCACTATTGGCAGCTATATTGGTTTCTATGTCTTTGGAGTCTGATCGATAA
- a CDS encoding superoxide dismutase family protein — translation MNKIKYKGVFALGFLALLGSSISQAATVISEVTNTAGAALGTITFEDSKFGLLVKPQLSGLPAGPRGFHIHQHPDCGDHAMKAGGHLDPAGTNSHQGPYGQGHLGDLPVLVVDSKGMANTPTLAPRLTTKDIQGHSVMIHEGGDNYSDNPALGGGGARIACGKISG, via the coding sequence ATGAACAAAATTAAATATAAAGGAGTATTCGCTCTAGGATTTCTTGCTTTGTTGGGATCATCGATAAGCCAAGCAGCTACGGTAATTAGTGAGGTAACTAATACGGCCGGTGCGGCATTAGGGACAATTACTTTTGAAGACAGTAAATTTGGTTTATTAGTTAAGCCCCAGCTCTCTGGCCTTCCGGCGGGACCTCGTGGTTTTCATATTCATCAACATCCTGATTGTGGCGATCATGCAATGAAGGCGGGTGGGCATTTAGATCCCGCAGGAACCAATAGCCATCAGGGTCCTTATGGCCAAGGTCATTTAGGTGATTTGCCGGTATTGGTGGTTGATAGTAAAGGCATGGCCAATACACCTACTTTAGCGCCTCGTTTAACCACAAAAGATATTCAAGGTCACTCCGTTATGATTCATGAGGGTGGAGATAATTACAGTGATAATCCTGCTTTAGGTGGCGGGGGCGCTCGTATTGCTTGTGGTAAAATTTCTGGGTAG
- a CDS encoding ammonium transporter yields the protein MNTGHIAWMLISCALVMLMTPGLAFFYSGLVPERNVLNTIKMSFICLAIIPLIWAILGYSLVFSEHNQWIGGLTYFGLSHLVDAHPTDGSIPPPLFMLFQMMFAIISPAIISGAFVGRMKFAAYFLFVSLWSLFVYVPLAHWVWGPNGWLAQIGAIDFAGGVVVHISAGFSALVAALFLGPRLKSLHHKDKPHNIPFVVLGASLLWFGWFGFNAGSALAADGIAINAAITTMLGASASVTSWTLLTWIRKARPSAVGASAAAVIGLVAITPACGFVTPMGAIAIGSLSAITTQLVLLYINNIKKIDDTADVFACHGVAGVVGALLTGVFATSVVNPAGKDGLLAGNYMLLWHQLIAVLVAIAISVAGTALILFLLKSIMNIRTSPKEEIQGTDIIEHGESAYDHSSVESTSSKALKRRGST from the coding sequence ATGAATACTGGTCACATCGCCTGGATGTTAATTTCTTGTGCTTTAGTCATGCTCATGACTCCAGGATTAGCATTCTTTTATTCTGGACTAGTCCCCGAAAGAAATGTATTGAATACAATTAAAATGAGCTTTATTTGTCTAGCCATTATCCCTTTAATCTGGGCCATTCTAGGATATTCGCTAGTCTTTAGTGAGCATAACCAATGGATTGGGGGCTTAACCTATTTTGGCCTGTCCCATCTAGTTGATGCTCATCCAACCGATGGCAGTATTCCACCTCCCCTCTTTATGTTATTTCAAATGATGTTTGCAATCATCTCTCCTGCCATTATCTCCGGAGCATTTGTTGGGCGCATGAAATTTGCTGCCTATTTTTTATTTGTCAGCTTATGGAGTTTGTTCGTTTATGTTCCCCTCGCACATTGGGTTTGGGGGCCTAACGGTTGGTTAGCACAAATTGGGGCTATTGATTTTGCCGGTGGCGTGGTCGTCCATATCAGTGCTGGTTTCTCAGCGTTAGTTGCCGCTTTATTTTTGGGCCCCCGACTTAAGTCATTACACCACAAAGACAAACCCCATAATATCCCTTTTGTAGTGCTTGGTGCATCATTACTCTGGTTTGGTTGGTTTGGTTTTAATGCAGGTTCAGCCTTAGCTGCTGATGGAATTGCGATTAATGCAGCCATTACTACCATGCTTGGCGCAAGTGCATCCGTTACATCATGGACCTTACTCACCTGGATAAGAAAAGCTCGGCCTTCCGCAGTAGGTGCTTCTGCTGCAGCCGTAATTGGTTTAGTTGCCATTACCCCCGCTTGCGGCTTCGTTACCCCAATGGGTGCTATTGCGATTGGCAGCCTCAGTGCGATTACAACCCAACTCGTTTTGTTATATATAAATAACATCAAAAAAATCGATGACACAGCAGATGTGTTTGCCTGTCATGGAGTTGCTGGAGTTGTGGGGGCATTATTAACAGGCGTTTTTGCCACCTCCGTAGTAAATCCAGCGGGCAAAGATGGATTGCTTGCAGGAAATTATATGCTGTTGTGGCATCAGCTGATTGCGGTTTTAGTCGCCATTGCGATTTCAGTGGCAGGTACAGCATTAATTTTATTTTTATTAAAAAGCATCATGAACATCCGTACTAGTCCAAAAGAAGAAATTCAAGGCACTGACATTATTGAACATGGGGAGTCTGCTTATGATCACTCCTCTGTTGAAAGTACTTCGAGTAAAGCATTAAAACGTAGAGGCTCGACATAA
- a CDS encoding proline--tRNA ligase — protein MRASQWFLVTLKETPNDAEIVSHQLMLRTGMIRKLGSGLYTWMPLGLRVLRKIEQIVREEMNRTNAMEVLMPSVQPAELWQETGRWETFGGQLLTMKDSNDREYCYGPTHEEVITDIMRNELQSYKQLPANFYQIQTKFRDEIRPRFGVMRAREFIMKDAYSFHLGIESLQKTYQDMYQAYCRIFDRMGLKYRAVEADTGAIGGSASHEFQVLADSGEDLIFYSDASSYAANIEQAISLKPTKSTNPTTKEIVLVDTPKQKTIAEVSKFLNIANSQMIKTLIVRGKEHPMVALILRGDDELNEVKATKHPLIASPLQFIDEESILKTLNAPIGSLGPIGLSIPLIADHQALAMDEFVCGANQADKHYQHAAWDKDIDVYQAYDLRNVKDGDPSPDGQGTLHSCRGIEVGHVFQLGDKYAKAMNASVINEQGQLETMLMGCYGLGITRVVAAAIEQHHDEQGIIWPQNIAPFQIVIIPLNGHKSQVVKDQAEALYQQLNDAGIEVLLDDRNERAGALFADHDLIGIPHRLVVSDRNIEQNCVEYKSRATGETQQISLNTAVADLVKLISQ, from the coding sequence ATGCGTGCGTCACAATGGTTTTTAGTTACCCTAAAAGAAACTCCTAACGATGCTGAAATCGTTTCTCATCAATTAATGTTGAGAACTGGGATGATCCGTAAACTGGGCTCAGGCCTTTATACTTGGATGCCGCTAGGACTTAGGGTACTTCGTAAAATAGAACAAATCGTTCGTGAAGAAATGAATCGCACCAATGCCATGGAAGTACTCATGCCGTCAGTACAACCTGCAGAACTTTGGCAAGAAACCGGACGTTGGGAAACCTTTGGTGGGCAACTACTCACCATGAAAGATTCTAACGACAGAGAATATTGCTACGGCCCAACTCATGAAGAAGTAATTACGGACATTATGCGTAATGAACTGCAATCTTACAAACAATTGCCCGCAAACTTTTATCAAATTCAAACTAAATTCCGCGATGAAATCAGACCACGCTTTGGTGTGATGCGTGCCCGTGAATTTATTATGAAAGATGCTTATTCATTCCACTTAGGCATAGAAAGTTTACAAAAAACCTACCAAGATATGTACCAAGCTTATTGCCGTATTTTTGATCGCATGGGCCTAAAATATCGTGCAGTAGAAGCAGACACAGGCGCTATTGGCGGTTCTGCCTCCCATGAGTTCCAAGTTCTTGCTGATTCAGGTGAAGACTTAATTTTCTATAGTGATGCAAGCAGCTATGCAGCGAATATAGAACAGGCAATTAGCCTAAAACCAACAAAATCAACTAATCCAACGACCAAAGAAATCGTGTTGGTTGATACACCAAAACAAAAAACCATTGCTGAAGTATCAAAATTCTTAAATATCGCAAACAGTCAGATGATCAAGACCTTAATTGTACGCGGTAAAGAACATCCTATGGTTGCGTTGATTTTACGTGGGGATGATGAGCTTAACGAAGTAAAAGCAACAAAACACCCTCTTATTGCTTCTCCATTACAATTTATTGATGAAGAAAGCATTCTAAAAACATTAAATGCTCCGATTGGTTCACTAGGACCTATTGGCTTATCCATTCCATTAATTGCAGATCACCAAGCACTTGCTATGGATGAGTTTGTTTGCGGTGCAAATCAAGCGGATAAACATTATCAGCATGCAGCCTGGGATAAAGATATCGATGTTTACCAAGCATATGACTTACGTAATGTGAAAGACGGGGATCCAAGCCCTGATGGCCAAGGCACACTGCACTCTTGCCGCGGTATTGAAGTGGGGCATGTATTCCAATTAGGCGATAAATATGCAAAAGCAATGAATGCCTCTGTAATTAATGAGCAAGGGCAATTAGAAACAATGTTGATGGGCTGTTACGGTTTAGGTATCACTCGTGTCGTTGCTGCAGCAATCGAGCAACATCATGATGAGCAAGGAATTATCTGGCCACAAAATATTGCACCGTTCCAAATCGTGATTATTCCCTTGAATGGTCATAAATCTCAGGTGGTTAAAGACCAAGCAGAAGCACTGTACCAACAACTTAATGATGCAGGAATTGAAGTATTACTTGATGATCGAAATGAGCGTGCGGGTGCCCTCTTCGCAGACCATGACTTAATTGGTATACCGCATCGTCTGGTAGTTAGTGACCGCAACATTGAACAGAATTGTGTGGAATACAAATCACGCGCTACTGGAGAAACACAGCAAATTTCTCTAAATACCGCTGTTGCAGATCTAGTTAAATTAATTTCACAATAA
- a CDS encoding heavy metal translocating P-type ATPase, with the protein MSKQKKNKTHHHGHHEHGHHHHSHGHDHHGHSHDHHEHHHHENHWLKAAVGLLWGVGLLVLSVAGFSLPIAAYYAITGLTSLMTLYLGHTVYQSAWHSFRNSKWDMTTLYTISTLSILVVSIASILIPGLPMMFEAAPLVLGFWHLGEGIEHTLIDQINKKLDILDCIPAKVLLRGEEDKKVSVKKLVPENLIVIQKGDVIPVDGVLASDALLYTTRIDGSPELKPFKAGDRVKSGMRLADHIPSLEMRVSETYKNSYLSLVAKDIKKANEEKAPIELIANKILDYFIPGLLITATVSGVVISSLFGIAPAIQCVISVLVSACPCALSLITPMAVKIGMNKAAEQGIQFSNGAALQAAADVDTIVFDLNGTLTQGKMQVQALQISDRRLLAQVALLERNADHPAAKTIADYIFSHEDINDEALEITNIDQSHHSGIQALINGERFLIGNKDMLLANDITTIDEPYNDPKNGSTYIVYGNTVIGQIALIDPLREDAIKTVNQLKNLGKTVHICTGAAQETAERYAALLGIAKENICANAVGVNTQAHEVSKISYIQRLKDKGYKVAMVGDAANDAAAIAGAHIGIAVESKIGDNSAKQFAGIVVHEGLLFPIATAFDLAQKGKQNIIQNYFVSLTYNSSITLVASGLFIALGFTLTPPIGIALMVLETTIVLSNLYRFKQQEVVSTATQNTNTVDYMRGNSPSVMSQLLGARPQVTTTLEEEPMVVNLFAANEQHNHQPVFQNGHTFQY; encoded by the coding sequence ATGAGTAAACAAAAGAAAAATAAAACGCATCACCACGGCCACCACGAACATGGCCACCATCATCATAGTCATGGTCATGACCACCATGGCCATAGTCACGATCACCATGAGCATCATCACCATGAAAACCATTGGCTCAAAGCTGCTGTAGGGTTGCTTTGGGGAGTAGGTTTACTGGTTTTATCTGTTGCAGGGTTTAGCCTCCCCATTGCCGCCTACTATGCGATTACCGGGCTTACTTCGCTGATGACCTTATACTTGGGACATACCGTTTACCAATCAGCCTGGCACTCATTTCGTAACAGCAAATGGGACATGACGACTTTATATACCATTAGCACCCTTAGCATTCTCGTTGTATCGATTGCCAGTATCCTGATCCCTGGGCTACCAATGATGTTTGAGGCCGCTCCTTTAGTTTTGGGCTTTTGGCATTTGGGAGAAGGTATTGAACATACCCTAATTGATCAAATCAATAAAAAATTAGATATCCTTGATTGTATTCCTGCAAAAGTCTTATTAAGAGGCGAAGAAGATAAAAAAGTATCTGTTAAGAAATTAGTACCTGAGAATCTAATTGTTATTCAAAAAGGCGATGTAATTCCTGTGGATGGCGTATTAGCCTCAGATGCCCTGCTTTACACCACTCGAATTGATGGTTCCCCTGAGCTTAAACCCTTTAAAGCTGGGGATAGAGTAAAATCCGGCATGCGCTTAGCTGATCATATCCCTTCGCTAGAAATGCGTGTTAGCGAAACCTATAAAAACTCTTATCTTTCTTTAGTCGCCAAAGATATTAAGAAAGCCAATGAGGAAAAAGCCCCCATTGAATTAATTGCGAATAAAATATTGGATTATTTTATTCCCGGTTTACTCATAACTGCAACGGTATCTGGTGTCGTTATTAGTTCACTGTTTGGTATTGCCCCTGCAATTCAATGTGTCATCTCTGTTCTTGTAAGTGCATGCCCTTGCGCCCTAAGTTTAATTACCCCTATGGCGGTTAAAATCGGCATGAATAAAGCCGCTGAACAAGGAATTCAGTTTAGCAATGGTGCCGCATTACAGGCAGCAGCGGACGTTGATACGATTGTTTTTGATTTAAACGGCACCCTTACCCAGGGTAAAATGCAGGTACAGGCTCTGCAAATTAGTGATAGACGTTTATTAGCTCAAGTCGCATTATTAGAACGCAACGCCGATCACCCCGCAGCCAAAACCATCGCTGATTATATTTTTAGCCATGAAGATATTAACGATGAGGCATTAGAAATAACAAACATCGATCAAAGCCATCACTCAGGGATACAAGCTTTGATCAATGGCGAGCGATTCCTGATAGGCAATAAGGACATGCTGTTAGCAAATGACATTACAACAATTGATGAACCGTATAATGATCCCAAAAATGGTTCTACTTATATCGTGTACGGCAACACGGTAATAGGACAAATCGCTTTGATAGATCCTTTGCGTGAAGATGCAATTAAAACCGTCAACCAATTAAAAAACCTTGGTAAAACCGTACATATTTGTACTGGGGCAGCTCAAGAAACTGCGGAACGGTATGCCGCTTTATTAGGTATTGCTAAAGAAAATATTTGTGCCAATGCAGTGGGAGTAAACACTCAAGCACATGAAGTATCTAAAATTAGTTATATTCAACGATTAAAAGATAAAGGATATAAAGTCGCGATGGTTGGCGATGCAGCCAATGATGCTGCAGCAATTGCAGGTGCTCATATAGGTATTGCCGTTGAATCAAAGATTGGTGATAACAGCGCCAAACAATTTGCCGGAATCGTAGTACACGAAGGTTTATTATTCCCTATTGCAACAGCATTTGATCTGGCTCAAAAAGGAAAACAAAATATAATTCAAAACTATTTTGTAAGCTTAACTTATAACTCGTCAATTACTCTAGTTGCATCTGGATTATTTATCGCTCTAGGTTTTACCCTAACACCACCAATCGGCATTGCCTTGATGGTGCTTGAGACAACAATCGTTCTAAGTAATTTATATCGTTTTAAACAACAAGAAGTTGTGTCTACAGCTACACAAAATACCAATACCGTTGACTATATGCGGGGTAATTCACCATCAGTAATGTCTCAACTTCTGGGTGCTCGTCCTCAAGTAACAACAACCCTTGAAGAAGAACCCATGGTCGTGAATTTGTTTGCTGCTAATGAGCAGCATAACCATCAACCAGTTTTTCAAAACGGACATACATTTCAATATTAA